One window of the Petroclostridium xylanilyticum genome contains the following:
- a CDS encoding hydrolase → MDEKFVPNVTGILRRHMIHIPQVIENASGIKINGKKIRSLVFTTDVAIIKNINTDAIIAVYPFTPQPVITQAIMTAADVPVICGVGGGITTGKRAINLALHAEFQGAIGVVVNAPTSNEVIREMADSIDIPIVVTVVSEKADLEGRLKAGASIFNVSGAANTANIVRTIRRQYPQVPIIATGGPTDESIMETIEAGANAITYTPPTPGELFSEIMNKYRAEL, encoded by the coding sequence ATGGATGAAAAATTTGTTCCAAATGTGACAGGTATCCTTAGAAGACATATGATTCATATCCCTCAAGTCATTGAAAATGCCAGTGGAATTAAAATTAATGGAAAGAAAATTCGTTCCCTCGTTTTTACAACTGATGTTGCCATTATTAAAAATATTAATACCGATGCTATTATTGCTGTTTATCCCTTTACACCTCAACCGGTGATCACACAAGCCATTATGACTGCAGCTGATGTTCCGGTCATTTGTGGTGTAGGAGGGGGAATTACTACCGGTAAAAGAGCTATCAATCTTGCACTTCATGCAGAATTTCAAGGAGCAATAGGTGTCGTTGTAAATGCCCCTACTTCTAATGAAGTAATTAGGGAAATGGCGGATTCCATTGATATTCCTATTGTCGTTACCGTAGTCTCTGAAAAAGCAGACTTGGAAGGTAGGTTAAAAGCGGGAGCAAGCATTTTTAACGTATCTGGGGCAGCAAATACAGCCAATATTGTAAGGACTATCCGACGGCAGTATCCTCAGGTTCCTATCATTGCAACGGGTGGACCAACTGATGAGTCAATAATGGAAACCATTGAAGCCGGTGCCAATGCCATCACTTATACTCCTCCAACTCCCGGAGAACTGTTTAGTGAAATCATGAATAAATATAGAGCCGAACTTTAA
- a CDS encoding DUF1540 domain-containing protein yields the protein MQGRVEKKNQHLSGVKCVVNTCHYYAEGDYCNAAKIEIQPRNAHNSQETDCATFMPR from the coding sequence ATGCAAGGTAGGGTAGAGAAAAAGAATCAACACCTTTCCGGTGTAAAATGCGTGGTAAATACTTGCCACTACTATGCTGAAGGAGATTACTGCAACGCCGCAAAAATTGAAATTCAGCCACGAAATGCACATAATTCACAGGAAACCGACTGCGCAACTTTTATGCCCAGGTAA
- a CDS encoding corrinoid protein has protein sequence MGILLEISEALQKGSAKVVGAKTQEALNQGIAPAAILNDGLLAGMGIIGSKFKNNEVYVPEVLIAARAMHAGLNILKPKLVETGVKPIGKVVLGTVKGDLHDIGKNLVGMMMVGAGLEVIDLGIDVPKEKFVEAVKEHQPKIVALSALLTTTMSEQRVVIEALKEAGLRDQVKVMVGGAPVTETFAREIGADAYTPDAASAAEVAKQFALA, from the coding sequence ATGGGAATTTTGTTAGAAATATCTGAAGCTTTACAAAAAGGTAGTGCTAAAGTAGTGGGTGCTAAAACCCAGGAAGCGTTAAATCAAGGAATTGCGCCTGCGGCAATACTGAATGATGGACTTCTGGCAGGAATGGGAATTATTGGATCAAAATTTAAAAACAATGAAGTGTATGTACCTGAAGTGCTTATAGCTGCCCGTGCTATGCACGCAGGTTTGAATATACTTAAACCTAAGTTAGTTGAAACCGGTGTAAAACCTATTGGTAAGGTTGTATTGGGGACTGTAAAGGGTGACCTTCATGATATCGGAAAAAATCTTGTTGGAATGATGATGGTTGGGGCCGGTTTGGAAGTAATTGACCTGGGTATAGATGTTCCTAAAGAAAAATTTGTTGAAGCTGTAAAGGAACATCAACCAAAAATTGTAGCACTTTCCGCTCTTTTAACCACTACAATGTCTGAACAAAGGGTGGTAATAGAGGCATTAAAAGAAGCCGGATTAAGAGACCAGGTCAAAGTAATGGTGGGTGGTGCCCCTGTCACCGAAACCTTTGCAAGAGAAATAGGAGCTGATGCCTATACACCTGATGCTGCCTCAGCAGCTGAAGTTGCAAAGCAGTTTGCATTGGCGTAA
- a CDS encoding PrkA family serine protein kinase has protein sequence MTKFADLIKKDREERRKQHFEGTFLDYLEVLKENPSLCMLAHQRMYETIVSKGVEIINTEENPRLRRIYGNDVIKKYNFFKDDFFGIDKTLMKIVRYFHAAAMKGEESRQVLYLVGPVGAGKSSIMEVLKKALEMSPPIYAIKGCPMREEPLHLIPKHLRKQFEDLLGVQIEGELCPICRYRLKEEYNGEFERFPVETVDFSIRSRKGIGVVPPVDPNNQDTSVLIGSVDISKLDLYSEDDPRVLSLNGAFNVGNRGIVEFIEVFKNEVEYLHTMITATQEKSIPSPGKGAMIYFDGIILAHSNEAEWNKFKADHTNEAILDRIVKIEIPYCLELNEEIKIYNKILNKSKFNAHIAPHTIEVASMFAILTRLTPSPKVDPMTKLKIYNGEEIVEKGTTKKVDILELREEAPREGMTGISTRFIMKALDTALAESEHNCINPIIVLETLVKSVKELAISDDDKKKYLNFLQDSIKKEYHKILEKEVTKAFIHGYREQAEDLFNNYLDHAEAYVNKTKIKDRSTGEELEPDEKFLRSIEEQIGITETAARGFRQDVTAYMFFVMRSGGKVDYSCYEPLREAIEKKLTASVKELSRIITRTKVRDKEQNEKYNAMVEEMKRNGYCDHCCNVILKYAANNLWKD, from the coding sequence ATGACAAAATTTGCAGACCTCATTAAGAAAGATAGGGAAGAGAGAAGAAAGCAGCATTTTGAAGGAACATTTTTAGATTATCTTGAGGTATTAAAAGAAAATCCTTCTCTATGTATGCTGGCACATCAAAGAATGTATGAGACAATTGTAAGTAAGGGAGTTGAAATAATTAATACGGAGGAGAATCCGAGGTTAAGGAGGATTTATGGCAATGATGTCATCAAGAAGTATAATTTCTTCAAAGATGACTTCTTTGGTATTGATAAGACTTTAATGAAAATTGTGAGATATTTTCATGCAGCAGCCATGAAAGGGGAGGAATCACGCCAGGTGCTTTACCTCGTAGGGCCGGTAGGGGCAGGAAAATCATCTATCATGGAGGTATTAAAGAAAGCTCTGGAAATGAGCCCTCCAATATATGCAATTAAAGGTTGCCCTATGAGAGAGGAGCCGCTTCATCTTATTCCGAAACACCTGAGAAAGCAGTTTGAGGATCTACTGGGGGTACAGATAGAAGGAGAACTATGTCCTATTTGCCGGTACAGGCTGAAAGAGGAATATAATGGAGAATTTGAAAGATTCCCTGTGGAAACGGTAGACTTTAGCATCCGGTCAAGAAAAGGGATAGGAGTCGTTCCGCCTGTTGACCCTAATAACCAGGATACTTCTGTGCTTATTGGTTCAGTAGATATATCCAAGCTGGACTTGTACTCTGAAGACGACCCGAGGGTATTGTCTTTGAATGGGGCTTTCAATGTTGGCAATAGAGGAATCGTAGAATTTATCGAGGTTTTTAAAAATGAGGTGGAATACCTCCATACCATGATAACGGCAACACAGGAAAAAAGTATTCCTTCTCCCGGCAAAGGTGCCATGATATACTTTGACGGTATTATTTTGGCCCATTCCAATGAGGCTGAATGGAATAAATTTAAAGCAGACCATACCAATGAAGCAATCCTGGACAGAATAGTAAAGATTGAGATTCCTTATTGTCTTGAATTAAATGAAGAAATAAAGATTTATAACAAGATTTTAAACAAGAGTAAATTTAATGCCCATATTGCGCCTCATACCATAGAAGTGGCTTCCATGTTTGCGATTTTGACACGACTGACACCATCACCTAAGGTAGATCCTATGACCAAGCTTAAAATATATAATGGTGAGGAGATTGTTGAAAAGGGTACTACAAAGAAAGTAGATATACTGGAACTCAGGGAAGAAGCACCCCGGGAAGGAATGACAGGAATATCTACAAGATTTATCATGAAGGCATTGGATACTGCACTCGCAGAGTCGGAACATAATTGCATTAATCCGATTATCGTTCTTGAGACGCTGGTGAAGTCTGTGAAAGAGCTGGCAATTAGTGATGACGACAAGAAAAAGTATCTGAACTTCCTGCAGGATTCAATAAAGAAGGAATATCATAAAATACTTGAAAAAGAAGTCACAAAAGCATTTATACATGGTTATAGGGAACAGGCAGAAGATTTGTTCAACAATTACCTGGACCATGCAGAAGCATATGTAAACAAAACAAAGATTAAAGATAGAAGTACCGGTGAAGAGTTAGAACCGGATGAAAAATTCTTAAGGTCCATTGAAGAACAGATAGGTATTACCGAAACTGCAGCGCGCGGATTCCGGCAGGATGTCACGGCTTATATGTTCTTTGTAATGAGGAGCGGTGGCAAGGTAGATTATTCCTGCTATGAACCTTTAAGGGAAGCGATAGAAAAGAAGTTGACGGCTTCTGTAAAAGAGTTGAGTAGAATAATTACCCGTACGAAGGTTAGAGATAAAGAACAGAATGAGAAATATAATGCAATGGTGGAAGAAATGAAAAGAAACGGATACTGCGACCACTGCTGTAATGTAATTCTCAAATATGCTGCGAATAATTTGTGGAAAGACTGA
- a CDS encoding DUF6648 family protein: MSRNIFDEFFANRQSLIDQYKKGDLTKEEFIESNYYYIQSMNTKPFQRVDNIKKGLFNYQYYNVLAKYCQKRAHESPNGSLQKEDFLEKANYYYSKKDNVTMKILEILDYTGVDAYYVKVNSPNLKNKLFEIVLKDYENVILHSKNEKIKDRLVEEGVFRDEKIKSVIDSYINQKY, encoded by the coding sequence ATGTCTAGAAACATATTTGATGAATTTTTTGCAAACCGTCAAAGCTTAATCGACCAGTACAAGAAAGGAGATCTTACAAAAGAAGAGTTTATAGAAAGCAATTACTATTATATCCAATCCATGAACACAAAACCTTTTCAAAGGGTGGATAATATCAAAAAGGGACTGTTCAACTATCAGTATTATAATGTTCTGGCGAAATACTGCCAGAAACGTGCACACGAATCGCCTAACGGAAGCCTTCAGAAAGAGGATTTCCTGGAGAAAGCCAACTACTATTATTCAAAAAAAGACAATGTAACAATGAAGATTTTAGAAATTCTTGATTATACAGGTGTGGATGCGTATTATGTGAAAGTAAATTCACCCAACCTGAAAAACAAGTTATTTGAAATTGTTCTAAAAGACTATGAAAATGTTATTTTGCATTCGAAAAATGAAAAAATTAAAGATCGACTGGTAGAAGAAGGAGTATTTAGAGATGAAAAAATTAAGTCGGTGATAGATAGTTATATTAATCAGAAATATTAA
- a CDS encoding SIR2 family NAD-dependent protein deacylase produces the protein MDPTTLKNELSNSKHPLALTGAGISVASGLPTFDISWNDIPVRDILTREFFLNQPNIFYDLYREILRWNDVQPNSAHRALAKYSVAIITQNIDGLHQKAGSKNVLELHGNLRDLICEKCRRIYPSGKALEEKIPHCTCGSMLRPDVVLFGDQIHDWEQAVEQAQKCDLMLVIGTSLQVAPANLLPGIAQRNGAKVVIINEDSESLFKKLLDSGTKKQ, from the coding sequence ATGGATCCAACAACATTGAAAAATGAACTTTCAAATTCAAAACATCCGTTAGCGTTGACAGGCGCAGGGATAAGTGTGGCCAGCGGACTGCCCACTTTTGATATTTCATGGAATGATATACCGGTAAGGGACATATTGACGAGGGAATTTTTTTTAAATCAACCGAACATATTTTACGATCTATATAGAGAAATACTCAGATGGAATGACGTGCAGCCTAACTCTGCACACAGAGCATTGGCAAAGTACAGTGTGGCAATTATTACGCAGAATATTGACGGGCTCCATCAAAAAGCAGGCAGTAAAAATGTGCTGGAGCTTCACGGCAATTTAAGAGATTTAATTTGTGAAAAATGTAGAAGAATATATCCATCGGGTAAAGCCTTGGAAGAGAAGATTCCCCACTGCACATGCGGCAGTATGTTAAGACCGGATGTAGTATTGTTTGGCGACCAGATACATGACTGGGAACAGGCTGTAGAACAGGCACAAAAATGTGATTTAATGCTTGTCATAGGCACAAGCCTCCAGGTAGCTCCGGCCAACCTGCTTCCCGGTATAGCCCAAAGAAATGGAGCAAAAGTGGTAATTATAAATGAGGATAGTGAGAGTTTGTTTAAAAAACTTTTAGATTCCGGAACAAAAAAACAATAA
- a CDS encoding methyltransferase MtaB domain-containing protein — MSNKKFNDLVYKNVDELVYGSSKNPVTCKNGMVIGGGQILPEVNFTLPPMSVTKQTMPEVLRQYKGIIEDICKRAKELHVPGFVAEIELLPPMTFNPAWGIEITKTVRDVMYEYEAKHGLKSALRITPNDIREGKEVTHMWHGEHWENMLKTFEGCANAGADFLSIESIGGKEIHDDAIMFCDISKSLFALSILGTKDMSKLWQAIVDIADKTGTIAAGDTACGFGNTAMVLADRGYVPRVFAAVVRVMTAVRSLVAFEEGAVGPHKDCGYEGVYIKAITGSPISMEGKSSACAHLSPVGNIAAALADLWSNESVQNIKLLGGMAPTVSLEQLAYDCRLMNTATAKGSKYSILIRDLLSDSDSKLDPQAYILRPDVVVKIAGEMIKENGHFNRTKRAAQVTIDELRKAIADKKVFVEEKDSMWLDTIESQLELIPADEETFIQQMLEENESDKFEPKKYDM; from the coding sequence ATGTCAAATAAAAAATTTAATGATCTGGTTTATAAAAATGTAGATGAGCTTGTTTATGGCTCTTCAAAAAATCCGGTAACCTGTAAAAACGGAATGGTAATAGGTGGTGGACAAATTCTTCCGGAGGTTAATTTTACGTTGCCTCCAATGAGCGTAACAAAACAAACAATGCCTGAGGTTTTAAGACAGTATAAAGGCATCATCGAAGACATATGTAAGCGTGCAAAAGAATTACACGTGCCGGGATTTGTGGCGGAAATTGAACTGCTTCCTCCGATGACCTTCAACCCTGCATGGGGAATAGAAATTACCAAGACTGTCAGGGATGTAATGTATGAATATGAAGCTAAACATGGCTTAAAAAGCGCCTTAAGAATCACTCCAAATGATATAAGGGAAGGCAAGGAAGTAACACACATGTGGCACGGGGAACACTGGGAAAACATGTTGAAGACCTTTGAAGGTTGTGCAAACGCAGGTGCGGATTTCCTTTCTATTGAATCAATCGGCGGTAAGGAAATTCATGATGATGCAATCATGTTCTGTGACATTTCAAAATCCTTATTTGCACTTAGCATTTTAGGAACAAAAGATATGTCCAAGCTGTGGCAAGCTATTGTCGATATCGCTGATAAGACCGGTACCATTGCAGCGGGCGATACGGCATGTGGATTTGGTAATACGGCAATGGTACTGGCTGACCGTGGATATGTGCCTAGAGTATTCGCAGCAGTAGTTAGGGTAATGACTGCCGTAAGAAGCCTTGTAGCCTTTGAAGAAGGTGCTGTAGGACCTCACAAGGATTGCGGATATGAAGGAGTATATATTAAGGCAATTACCGGCTCCCCAATTTCTATGGAAGGTAAGTCCAGCGCCTGTGCTCATTTAAGTCCGGTTGGTAATATCGCTGCTGCTCTGGCTGACCTCTGGAGTAATGAATCTGTACAGAACATCAAACTTTTAGGCGGTATGGCGCCTACCGTTTCATTGGAACAACTGGCCTATGACTGTAGATTGATGAATACTGCTACGGCAAAAGGTAGTAAATATTCAATACTCATACGTGACCTATTAAGTGACTCAGACAGCAAACTGGACCCTCAGGCATATATATTGCGTCCTGATGTTGTTGTAAAAATTGCCGGGGAAATGATTAAGGAAAATGGTCATTTCAATAGGACTAAAAGGGCTGCTCAGGTAACTATAGATGAATTAAGAAAAGCTATCGCCGACAAAAAAGTGTTTGTTGAAGAAAAAGATTCAATGTGGCTGGATACCATTGAAAGTCAACTGGAATTAATACCTGCTGATGAAGAAACCTTTATCCAACAAATGCTGGAAGAGAATGAATCAGATAAATTTGAGCCTAAAAAGTATGATATGTAA
- a CDS encoding YkvA family protein, with protein MRRINMRSIARILRGLMRKARTEAGRKEIRFKFNDKLKSSKGIEGIIDKLKIMYNYFFDPEVSIYKKLIIGAILLYFINPADVMPDLLPGIGFIDDTVAVLYGWNLLKEELENYIDSKRSGVVNEDGKIISDVEYSVDEES; from the coding sequence ATGAGAAGGATCAATATGAGAAGCATTGCCAGGATATTAAGGGGTTTGATGAGAAAAGCAAGAACAGAAGCAGGCAGAAAAGAAATACGGTTTAAGTTTAATGATAAATTGAAATCTTCCAAGGGAATAGAAGGTATTATTGATAAGTTAAAAATAATGTACAACTATTTTTTTGACCCGGAAGTATCAATTTATAAAAAGTTAATTATTGGGGCAATTTTACTATATTTCATAAATCCTGCCGATGTAATGCCTGATTTGCTCCCGGGAATTGGATTTATAGATGACACGGTAGCGGTTCTTTATGGATGGAATTTACTCAAGGAAGAGCTTGAAAACTATATTGATAGTAAAAGATCGGGTGTTGTAAATGAAGATGGTAAAATAATTTCGGATGTAGAATATTCGGTGGATGAAGAAAGCTAG
- a CDS encoding beta-galactosidase, protein MISKKLPHIFYGGDYNPEQWSEEIWLDDMRLMQKAGVNLVSIGIFSWASLQPNEDTYNFEWLDKLMDLLAQNGIYADLATATAAQPAWLSQKYSDVLPVDIKGNRLSYGSRQSYCPNSISYRRLGQKLVRMLAERYKGHPALALWHVNNEYACHTPSCYCDNCAATFRKWLKKKYGSIENVNKAWGTNFWSQHYYDWDEILPPRATTAQNNPGQVLDYRRFMSDSILELYMGEKEILREVTPDIPITTNFMSDFKPLDYFKWAENIDVISWDSYPNPEPGYHPGWAALNHDIMRGLKNGKPFILMEQAPSQVNWRPVNTNKRPGVMRLWSYQAMAHGADAIMFFQWRQSLKGAEKFHSAMVTHTGNENSRVYREVEKLGNELKGLSEILDSTVSAKTAILFDYENWWAVEYTPGPSENLKYMEQIRNYYNALFDLNIPVDIVPVNGDLSKYSLVIAPLMHMVKPGVKENIESFVSKGGTFITTFFSGIVDENDGVFPGGYPGPLKDVLGIKVEEFDALEPHMNNKFKVTQYLGKASGEYNCNLWCDVVHTDTARILAVFTEDYYAGYPCITENSFGKGKAYYIATQPEQDFIKEFLKYICRIDNIVPPLDVPEGVEVMPRVKDGKEYLFILNHNNSEINIILPPGEYIDLVSNKIINNTLKLPPKEVMILNQK, encoded by the coding sequence GTGATTAGCAAAAAGCTCCCACATATTTTTTACGGTGGAGATTATAATCCTGAACAATGGTCTGAAGAAATATGGCTGGATGATATGAGGTTGATGCAAAAGGCTGGAGTAAATCTGGTAAGCATTGGAATATTCAGCTGGGCATCACTGCAGCCAAACGAAGATACCTATAACTTTGAATGGTTGGATAAGCTGATGGACTTGCTTGCCCAGAATGGTATATATGCAGATTTAGCGACTGCTACAGCTGCACAGCCGGCATGGCTTTCACAAAAATATAGCGATGTATTGCCTGTTGATATCAAAGGAAATAGATTAAGCTATGGTTCCCGTCAGTCCTACTGTCCTAATAGCATATCTTATAGAAGATTAGGGCAAAAATTAGTACGGATGCTGGCGGAAAGATATAAAGGCCACCCGGCACTTGCTCTATGGCATGTTAACAACGAATACGCATGTCACACTCCCTCATGCTATTGTGATAATTGTGCTGCAACATTTAGAAAGTGGCTGAAAAAAAAGTATGGGTCAATTGAAAATGTAAACAAAGCCTGGGGTACAAATTTCTGGAGCCAGCACTACTATGACTGGGATGAAATTCTCCCTCCAAGGGCAACTACCGCTCAAAATAATCCCGGCCAGGTGCTGGACTACCGGAGATTTATGTCGGATAGTATCTTAGAATTGTACATGGGTGAGAAGGAAATACTCCGGGAAGTTACTCCGGATATCCCTATTACTACTAATTTTATGTCTGACTTTAAACCCCTGGACTACTTCAAATGGGCTGAAAACATAGACGTAATATCATGGGACAGCTATCCCAACCCCGAACCAGGCTATCATCCAGGGTGGGCTGCGCTTAATCATGATATCATGAGAGGGCTAAAAAATGGAAAGCCTTTTATTTTAATGGAACAGGCTCCCAGTCAGGTAAACTGGCGTCCGGTCAATACCAATAAACGTCCCGGTGTTATGAGATTATGGAGTTACCAGGCAATGGCTCATGGCGCAGACGCCATCATGTTTTTCCAGTGGAGACAATCGCTCAAAGGTGCAGAAAAATTTCACAGTGCAATGGTCACCCATACAGGAAATGAAAATTCCAGGGTGTATAGAGAAGTTGAAAAACTGGGAAATGAGTTAAAAGGTTTAAGTGAAATTCTTGACTCAACAGTTTCTGCAAAAACAGCTATTCTTTTCGACTATGAAAACTGGTGGGCTGTCGAATATACACCCGGACCAAGTGAAAATTTGAAATATATGGAGCAGATAAGAAATTATTATAATGCCCTTTTTGATTTGAACATTCCTGTAGATATTGTACCTGTCAATGGCGACTTGAGCAAATACAGCCTTGTAATTGCTCCTCTTATGCATATGGTTAAACCGGGTGTTAAAGAAAACATTGAAAGTTTTGTTTCCAAAGGCGGTACTTTTATTACCACCTTCTTTAGCGGCATCGTAGATGAAAACGACGGAGTATTTCCCGGCGGCTATCCAGGACCTTTGAAAGATGTTCTGGGTATAAAAGTAGAAGAATTCGATGCGCTGGAGCCCCATATGAATAATAAATTTAAAGTTACTCAATATTTGGGAAAAGCCAGCGGAGAATATAATTGCAATCTATGGTGTGATGTAGTCCATACTGACACGGCAAGAATACTGGCTGTATTTACTGAGGATTATTATGCCGGATATCCTTGCATAACTGAAAATAGCTTTGGCAAAGGGAAGGCATATTATATCGCTACCCAGCCGGAACAGGATTTTATTAAAGAATTTCTAAAGTACATCTGCCGGATTGATAATATAGTTCCACCCCTGGATGTACCGGAAGGCGTAGAGGTTATGCCGCGTGTAAAAGATGGAAAAGAATATTTATTTATTCTAAATCATAACAACAGTGAGATAAATATTATACTTCCCCCTGGTGAGTATATAGACTTGGTCAGCAATAAAATTATAAACAACACTTTAAAGCTGCCGCCAAAAGAAGTTATGATTCTGAATCAGAAATAG
- a CDS encoding CBS domain-containing protein, whose product MQLKDIMTSKVVYVSPDTPVEQVAQLMQKHNVGSIPVCDASGIKGIVTDRDIVVRNVAHGTDPKTLKASDVMTSQVTTASPTMDVREASRMMAQKQIRRLPVVENNMLVGMVALGDLAVNPSFDTEASEALSEISTPSHPYRV is encoded by the coding sequence TTGCAACTTAAAGATATAATGACCAGTAAAGTTGTATATGTAAGTCCTGATACACCTGTAGAACAGGTTGCCCAGTTAATGCAAAAGCATAACGTAGGTTCTATACCGGTTTGTGACGCAAGTGGTATCAAAGGAATTGTAACAGATAGGGATATTGTTGTAAGAAATGTCGCTCATGGTACCGACCCTAAGACTTTAAAAGCCAGTGATGTAATGACTTCCCAGGTAACTACTGCTTCTCCTACAATGGACGTAAGAGAGGCATCAAGAATGATGGCACAAAAACAGATTAGAAGACTTCCTGTCGTAGAAAATAACATGCTGGTTGGAATGGTTGCTTTAGGGGACTTAGCTGTTAATCCAAGCTTTGATACGGAAGCTTCAGAAGCATTAAGTGAGATTTCCACTCCGTCTCACCCGTACAGGGTTTAA
- the yhbH gene encoding sporulation protein YhbH, whose product MAIFREFDSRGRDRSAEDRRRHRELVEDSIKRNIGNIIAEESIIGQSKDKKVKIPIRGLKEYQFIYGKNKPGVGSGDGSEKRGDKISSDDMQKGQGQGQAGSNEGEDIYETEITIEELINYLFEDLNLPFMERKKFNEIESEKIFKKLGYQRKGIRPRLAKKRSVVEKIKREKAYKRGKKENPELYEQQEERERFPFKEDDLRYYRLRQDVKRESNAVVICIMDTSGSMDITKKYLARSFYFLLYQFIRLKYVNVEIVFVAHSTVAKEVTEDEFFHRGESGGTYISSGYQKALEIIEKRYDPAIWNIYAFHCSDGDNWAEDNPKAVELAKKLCETCNLFGYGEIMLGYYTPISTIREEFASKVKYPNFSIVTMSKKEDVIPALRKLLDKEKAFKE is encoded by the coding sequence ATGGCTATATTTCGGGAATTCGATAGCAGGGGACGGGACCGGTCGGCAGAGGATAGGAGAAGACATAGAGAGTTGGTGGAGGATTCCATTAAGAGAAATATAGGTAATATTATTGCAGAAGAGAGTATTATTGGACAAAGTAAAGATAAAAAAGTAAAAATCCCTATTAGGGGACTCAAGGAATATCAATTCATTTATGGAAAGAATAAACCGGGAGTGGGTTCAGGAGATGGCAGCGAAAAACGGGGAGATAAAATAAGCAGCGATGATATGCAAAAGGGACAAGGACAGGGGCAGGCAGGAAGCAATGAAGGTGAGGATATCTATGAAACTGAGATAACTATAGAAGAATTGATTAACTATTTATTTGAAGATTTGAATCTGCCTTTTATGGAACGGAAGAAATTTAATGAGATAGAATCTGAAAAAATCTTTAAAAAGTTAGGCTATCAACGTAAGGGGATTCGGCCACGTCTAGCTAAAAAAAGATCTGTTGTTGAAAAAATTAAAAGGGAAAAAGCATACAAGAGAGGAAAAAAAGAAAACCCTGAATTATATGAACAACAGGAAGAGAGAGAAAGATTTCCTTTTAAAGAAGATGATTTAAGGTATTATCGCTTACGGCAGGATGTAAAACGGGAATCGAATGCAGTAGTAATTTGCATTATGGATACCTCCGGGTCAATGGATATTACAAAGAAATATCTTGCAAGAAGCTTTTATTTCCTTTTATACCAGTTTATAAGGTTAAAGTATGTAAATGTAGAAATCGTGTTTGTAGCCCATTCGACAGTTGCCAAGGAAGTGACGGAAGATGAATTCTTCCATAGGGGCGAATCGGGAGGCACATACATCAGCAGTGGTTACCAGAAAGCCCTTGAAATTATTGAAAAAAGGTACGATCCTGCAATATGGAATATATACGCATTTCATTGCAGCGATGGTGATAACTGGGCAGAAGATAATCCAAAAGCTGTAGAACTTGCCAAAAAACTGTGCGAAACGTGCAACCTGTTTGGATACGGAGAGATTATGCTTGGTTACTATACGCCAATTAGTACCATTAGGGAAGAATTTGCCTCAAAGGTAAAATATCCGAATTTTTCAATTGTTACCATGTCAAAGAAGGAGGAT